From the genome of Desulfuromonadales bacterium, one region includes:
- a CDS encoding phosphoribosylanthranilate isomerase — MVKVKICGITKVDDALHACACGANALGFVFYDRSPRCLTPEAARQIIAELPPFVTAVGLFVNEKPELIRQIADFCSLDVLQLHGDEGPAACDFAPRRVVKALRVKEAASLDGHAAYAVSALLLDAWVAGAYGGTGERFNWELAAAVARQRPVILAGGLRAENVAAAVRTVRPYGVDVSSGVEVSPGKKDPEKVAAFIRNAKGLI, encoded by the coding sequence ATGGTCAAGGTCAAGATCTGCGGCATTACCAAGGTCGACGACGCCCTGCACGCCTGCGCGTGCGGGGCGAACGCGCTGGGGTTCGTCTTCTACGACAGGAGCCCGCGTTGCCTTACTCCCGAGGCGGCACGACAGATCATCGCCGAGTTGCCCCCCTTCGTCACTGCCGTCGGCCTGTTTGTCAACGAGAAGCCGGAGCTCATCCGGCAGATCGCTGATTTCTGCAGCCTGGATGTCCTCCAGTTGCACGGCGACGAGGGACCGGCAGCCTGCGATTTTGCGCCGCGGCGCGTGGTCAAGGCGCTGCGGGTGAAGGAGGCGGCGAGCCTGGATGGCCATGCGGCCTATGCCGTGTCGGCCCTGCTTCTCGACGCCTGGGTGGCCGGGGCCTACGGCGGCACCGGCGAGCGCTTCAACTGGGAACTGGCGGCGGCCGTCGCCCGGCAGCGGCCGGTGATCCTTGCCGGCGGTCTCCGTGCGGAGAACGTCGCCGCGGCGGTGCGCACCGTGCGCCCCTACGGCGTCGACGTCTCCAGCGGGGTCGAGGTTTCGCCGGGCAAGAAAGACCCGGAGAAAGTCGCGGCGTTCATTCGAAATGCAAAAGGATTGATATGA
- a CDS encoding TrpB-like pyridoxal phosphate-dependent enzyme has protein sequence MQTKILLSEDRIPKQWYNIIPDMPGPLAPVIHPGTMQPVTPDDLLPLFPMGLIEQEVSQQRWIDIPEAVREIYRLWRPSPLFRAHRLEKALGTPAKIYYKYEGGSPAGSHKPNSAVPQAYYNKIAGTKRIATETGAGQWGSSISLACQMFGLECTVYMVKVSYNQKPYRKSMMQLWGAEVIPSPSNRTHAGRAILEKDPDSNGSLGIAISEAVEDAATRDDTRYALGSVLNHVCLHQTVIGIEAREQLAIAGDYPDVVIGCHGGGSNFAGIGFPFVADKANGKNVRVLAIEPASCPTLTRGVYAFDYGDTAKMAPVAKMYTLGHDFMPPGIHAGGLRYHGASPLVSQLVHAGIVEARAVHQLACFEAAVLFSRSEGIIPAPESSHAIRGAIDEALLAKEEGKEKTILFNLSGHGHVDMTAYDDFFAGKLTDYEYPAEAIKESLAHLPKVG, from the coding sequence ATGCAGACCAAGATCTTGCTGAGCGAAGACCGCATCCCGAAGCAGTGGTACAACATCATTCCGGACATGCCAGGCCCACTGGCGCCGGTGATCCATCCGGGGACGATGCAGCCGGTCACTCCGGATGACCTGCTCCCCCTCTTTCCGATGGGGCTGATCGAGCAGGAGGTTTCGCAGCAGCGCTGGATCGATATCCCCGAAGCGGTGCGTGAGATCTACCGGCTCTGGCGGCCGTCCCCGCTCTTTCGCGCCCACCGGCTGGAAAAGGCGCTCGGCACTCCGGCGAAGATCTACTACAAGTACGAAGGGGGCTCGCCGGCCGGTTCGCACAAGCCGAACAGCGCCGTTCCCCAGGCCTACTACAACAAGATCGCCGGCACCAAACGCATCGCCACCGAAACCGGCGCCGGTCAGTGGGGCTCGTCTATTTCCCTGGCCTGCCAGATGTTCGGCCTCGAGTGCACCGTCTACATGGTCAAGGTTTCTTACAACCAGAAGCCGTACCGCAAGAGCATGATGCAGCTCTGGGGGGCGGAGGTGATCCCGTCACCGTCGAACCGCACCCACGCCGGTCGCGCCATCCTGGAGAAAGATCCGGACAGCAACGGTTCGCTGGGGATCGCCATCAGCGAGGCGGTGGAGGATGCCGCCACCCGCGACGATACCCGCTACGCCCTGGGCAGCGTCCTCAACCACGTCTGCCTGCATCAGACGGTTATCGGCATCGAGGCCAGGGAACAGCTCGCCATTGCCGGGGACTATCCGGACGTTGTCATCGGCTGCCACGGCGGCGGCTCCAATTTCGCCGGCATCGGCTTCCCCTTCGTCGCCGACAAGGCCAACGGCAAGAACGTGCGCGTCCTGGCGATCGAGCCGGCGAGTTGCCCGACCCTGACCCGCGGCGTCTACGCCTTCGACTACGGCGACACCGCCAAGATGGCACCCGTCGCCAAGATGTACACCCTCGGCCACGACTTCATGCCCCCCGGTATCCATGCCGGCGGTCTGCGTTACCACGGCGCTTCGCCGCTGGTGTCGCAATTGGTCCATGCCGGCATCGTCGAGGCCAGGGCGGTCCACCAACTCGCCTGCTTCGAGGCCGCGGTCCTCTTTTCGCGCAGCGAGGGGATCATCCCGGCGCCGGAGTCGTCTCACGCCATCCGCGGCGCCATCGACGAGGCGCTGTTGGCCAAGGAGGAAGGGAAGGAGAAGACGATCCTCTTCAACCTCTCCGGCCACGGCCACGTCGACATGACAGCCTACGACGACTTCTTCGCCGGCAAGCTCACTGACTACGAGTACCCGGCCGAGGCGATCAAAGAGTCGCTGGCGCATCTGCCGAAGGTCGGGTAG
- a CDS encoding uracil-DNA glycosylase codes for MLGSDLPGLIGCRRCPRLVDYIAALPPRRGLGRSDYWNAPVPGFGDAEARVALVGLAPGAHGANRTGRPFTGDGAGDFMYPLLHRAGFASHGEAMAADDGLRLHDLYISNAVKCVPPDNKPTPAEFACCRPFLAEELASLPRLRVIVALGQGAFTSTLRHFQTEGTVGRLADYPFAHGAVFRPGNGPWLVASYHTSRYNIQTRRLTEAMFLDLLAKVKRLAAGENG; via the coding sequence ATGCTCGGCAGTGATCTTCCCGGTCTGATCGGCTGCCGCCGCTGTCCGCGCCTGGTCGATTATATCGCCGCCCTGCCGCCCCGCCGGGGACTGGGCCGCAGCGACTACTGGAACGCACCGGTGCCGGGCTTCGGCGACGCCGAGGCGCGGGTCGCCCTGGTCGGCCTGGCTCCAGGCGCCCATGGCGCCAATCGAACCGGTCGCCCGTTTACCGGTGACGGTGCCGGTGATTTCATGTATCCGCTGCTGCACCGGGCGGGCTTTGCCAGCCACGGCGAAGCAATGGCGGCTGACGACGGCCTGCGGCTGCACGACCTCTACATCAGCAACGCCGTCAAATGTGTTCCTCCCGACAACAAGCCGACGCCTGCCGAGTTCGCCTGCTGCCGCCCCTTCCTGGCCGAAGAGCTGGCCAGCCTGCCGCGGCTGCGGGTGATCGTCGCCCTCGGTCAGGGCGCTTTCACCAGCACCCTGCGTCATTTCCAGACGGAAGGGACGGTCGGGCGCCTGGCCGACTACCCCTTCGCCCATGGCGCTGTCTTCCGTCCGGGAAACGGTCCCTGGCTGGTCGCCAGCTACCACACCAGCCGTTACAACATCCAGACCCGACGCCTGACGGAGGCGATGTTCCTGGACCTGCTGGCAAAGGTGAAGCGGCTGGCGGCGGGAGAAAACGGTTGA
- the accD gene encoding acetyl-CoA carboxylase, carboxyltransferase subunit beta, whose protein sequence is MAWFNKTKAPIAPVETKKVQMPEGIWTKCKNCNEIIYTKEIERNLNVCPKCDYHFRISARERIILILDESSFVERDAAMQSVDFLDFKDSKKYKDRIKAAVKKSGGDAVVCGDGTIEGLPVSVAVFDFGFMGGSMGSVVGEKITRAIERGLAERKPVIVFSSSGGARMQESILSLMQMAKTSAALAKLKAAGLPFISVLTDPTTGGVTASFAMLGDINMAEPRALIGFAGPRVIEQTIRQKLPAGFQRSEYLLEHGMVDMIVRRQEMKERLAQILRIFTNVQA, encoded by the coding sequence ATGGCCTGGTTCAACAAAACAAAAGCGCCCATCGCGCCGGTCGAAACCAAGAAGGTGCAGATGCCCGAGGGGATCTGGACCAAGTGCAAGAACTGCAACGAAATCATTTACACCAAGGAGATCGAGCGCAACCTCAACGTCTGCCCCAAGTGCGACTATCATTTCCGCATCAGCGCCCGCGAGCGCATCATCCTGATTCTCGATGAGAGTTCCTTCGTCGAGAGGGACGCTGCGATGCAGTCGGTCGACTTCCTCGATTTCAAGGATTCGAAGAAGTATAAAGATCGTATCAAGGCGGCGGTCAAGAAAAGCGGCGGCGATGCCGTGGTCTGTGGTGACGGGACCATCGAGGGCTTGCCGGTGTCGGTGGCGGTGTTCGATTTCGGCTTCATGGGCGGCAGCATGGGTTCGGTCGTCGGGGAGAAGATCACCCGGGCGATCGAAAGGGGGCTCGCCGAGCGCAAGCCGGTCATCGTTTTCTCTTCCTCCGGCGGCGCCCGCATGCAGGAGAGCATCCTTTCGCTGATGCAGATGGCCAAGACCAGCGCTGCTCTGGCCAAGCTCAAGGCCGCCGGCCTCCCCTTCATTTCCGTTCTTACCGACCCGACTACCGGCGGAGTCACTGCCAGTTTCGCCATGCTGGGGGATATCAACATGGCCGAGCCCCGGGCGCTCATCGGTTTCGCCGGTCCGCGGGTGATCGAGCAGACGATCCGGCAGAAGCTGCCGGCGGGGTTCCAGCGCTCGGAATACCTGCTGGAACACGGCATGGTCGACATGATCGTCCGCCGCCAGGAGATGAAGGAACGGTTGGCCCAGATCCTGCGCATTTTCACCAACGTCCAAGCCTGA
- a CDS encoding aminodeoxychorismate/anthranilate synthase component II, which yields MLLMIDNYDSFTYNIVQYLQELGEEVRVFRNDAIDVAGIERLQPRRLVISPGPCSPTEAGISVEAIQRLAGKLPILGVCLGHQSIGHAFGGRVVRASRLMHGKTSPVHHDGRGLFAGLANPFDATRYHSLLVELESLPACLRMTAWTVEQEIMGMEHVDLPLWGVQFHPESILTVEGKKLLKNFLEMS from the coding sequence ATGCTATTGATGATCGACAACTACGACTCCTTCACCTACAACATCGTCCAGTACCTGCAGGAACTGGGCGAGGAGGTGCGGGTCTTCCGTAACGACGCCATCGACGTCGCCGGCATCGAGCGCCTGCAGCCGCGGCGCCTCGTCATTTCCCCCGGACCCTGCTCGCCGACCGAGGCGGGGATCTCCGTCGAGGCGATCCAGCGGCTTGCCGGCAAGCTGCCCATCCTCGGGGTGTGCCTGGGGCACCAGTCGATCGGCCATGCCTTCGGCGGCCGTGTGGTACGCGCTTCGCGCCTGATGCATGGCAAGACCAGCCCCGTGCATCACGATGGCCGGGGGCTCTTTGCCGGACTCGCCAACCCCTTCGACGCTACCCGCTACCACTCGCTGCTGGTCGAGCTGGAAAGCCTGCCGGCCTGCCTGCGGATGACCGCCTGGACCGTCGAGCAGGAGATCATGGGGATGGAGCACGTCGATCTTCCCCTCTGGGGGGTGCAGTTCCACCCCGAGTCGATCCTCACCGTCGAGGGGAAGAAGCTGCTGAAGAATTTTCTGGAGATGAGTTGA
- a CDS encoding anthranilate synthase component I family protein — protein sequence SQRFSGPLPAEPFDIYRALRTINPSPYMFFLRFGETLVIGASPEVLVRKEGELVEVRPIAGTRPRGADTDEDLRLEHDLLADPKECAEHIMLVDLGRNDLGRVCRTGTVEVSELMVVERYSHVMHIVSNVRGLLEGGRDAFDVFRATFPAGTLSGAPKIRAMQIIDELEPVRREIYGGAVGYFSFSGNMDMAIAIRTLVVQGERIYLQAGAGIVADSDPQAEHQETLNKAMGVRKALDMAAAGLD from the coding sequence TTTCGCAACGCTTTTCCGGCCCGCTGCCGGCTGAGCCCTTCGACATCTACCGGGCGCTGCGCACCATCAATCCCTCCCCCTACATGTTCTTCCTGCGTTTCGGTGAAACGTTGGTGATTGGTGCTTCTCCAGAGGTACTGGTGCGCAAGGAGGGCGAGCTCGTCGAGGTCCGTCCCATCGCCGGCACCCGGCCGCGCGGCGCCGACACCGATGAGGATCTCCGCCTGGAGCACGACCTGCTCGCCGACCCCAAGGAGTGTGCGGAACACATCATGCTGGTCGACCTCGGGCGCAACGACTTGGGGCGCGTCTGCCGCACGGGTACGGTGGAGGTGAGCGAACTGATGGTCGTCGAGCGCTACTCGCACGTAATGCACATCGTCTCCAACGTGCGCGGGCTGCTCGAAGGCGGCCGCGATGCCTTCGACGTCTTCCGCGCCACCTTCCCGGCCGGCACTCTCTCGGGGGCGCCGAAAATCCGGGCGATGCAGATCATCGACGAACTCGAACCGGTCCGCCGCGAAATCTACGGCGGGGCGGTCGGCTACTTTTCCTTCTCGGGGAACATGGACATGGCGATCGCCATCCGTACCCTGGTCGTACAGGGAGAACGCATCTACCTGCAGGCCGGTGCCGGCATCGTCGCCGACAGCGATCCGCAGGCGGAGCACCAGGAGACCCTGAACAAGGCGATGGGAGTGCGCAAAGCGCTGGACATGGCCGCGGCGGGGCTGGATTGA
- a CDS encoding DEAD/DEAH box helicase produces the protein MKFTELDLPEEVLKGIAQVGFTDLTPVQEESIPYALAGKDVAAQAQTGTGKTAAFLIALFTRLLRSGKPTGRNPRALVMAPTRELVVQICEDAKGLGAFCPLRVQPIFGGLDYEKQRQALRDGVDIIVATPGRLIDYAKQRVFSFEQIEAVVIDEADRMFDMGFIKDLRYILRKLPTFEHRQTMLFSATLSPRVMELAYEFMDLAERVRIEPEQVTAEKVEQILYHAGRREKFPLLLGLLKKEEAADRVLIFVNTKKEAEYLTERLQDNDLKAAVISGDIPQNKRMRLLKEFKEGRLTFLVATDVASRGLHIDGVSHVINYDLPQDAADYVHRIGRTARAGAFGKAISFADEDLVFHLPEIEEYIGRKIPSAFPEEDDFCRDYKRSAPRKKAPVPERRGPEGKRSRTRRPPRHKGGPKPG, from the coding sequence ATGAAATTCACCGAGCTCGACCTGCCTGAGGAGGTTCTGAAGGGGATTGCCCAGGTGGGATTCACCGATCTGACCCCGGTGCAGGAAGAGTCAATCCCGTACGCCCTTGCCGGCAAGGACGTCGCCGCCCAGGCGCAGACCGGTACCGGCAAGACCGCCGCCTTCCTGATTGCCCTCTTTACCCGCCTGCTGCGCAGCGGCAAGCCGACCGGCCGCAACCCGCGCGCCCTGGTCATGGCCCCAACCCGCGAACTGGTGGTGCAGATCTGCGAGGACGCCAAGGGCCTGGGGGCCTTCTGCCCGCTCAGGGTGCAGCCGATCTTCGGTGGTCTCGACTACGAGAAACAGCGCCAGGCCTTGCGCGACGGCGTTGACATCATCGTCGCCACCCCGGGGCGGCTCATCGATTACGCCAAGCAGCGGGTCTTCTCTTTCGAGCAGATCGAGGCGGTGGTGATCGACGAGGCCGACCGCATGTTCGACATGGGGTTCATCAAGGACCTGCGCTACATCCTGCGCAAACTGCCCACCTTCGAGCATCGGCAGACCATGCTCTTCTCGGCCACCCTGTCGCCGCGGGTGATGGAGCTCGCCTACGAGTTTATGGACCTAGCCGAGCGGGTGCGGATCGAGCCGGAACAGGTGACCGCCGAGAAGGTGGAGCAGATTCTCTACCACGCCGGCCGCCGGGAGAAGTTCCCCCTGCTGCTCGGGCTGCTGAAAAAGGAGGAGGCCGCCGACCGGGTGTTGATTTTCGTCAACACCAAGAAGGAGGCCGAGTACCTCACCGAACGTCTGCAGGACAACGACCTCAAGGCTGCCGTCATTTCCGGCGACATCCCGCAGAACAAGCGGATGCGCCTGCTCAAGGAGTTCAAGGAGGGGCGGCTGACTTTTCTCGTCGCCACCGACGTTGCCTCCCGCGGGCTCCATATCGACGGGGTCTCGCACGTGATCAACTACGACCTGCCGCAGGATGCCGCCGACTACGTCCACCGCATCGGCCGCACTGCCCGGGCCGGGGCCTTCGGCAAGGCGATCAGCTTCGCCGACGAGGACCTGGTCTTCCACCTCCCCGAGATCGAGGAGTACATCGGCCGTAAAATCCCCAGCGCCTTCCCCGAGGAGGACGATTTCTGCCGCGACTACAAGCGCAGCGCCCCGCGCAAGAAGGCCCCCGTGCCGGAACGAAGAGGGCCCGAGGGGAAGCGGTCCCGCACGCGCCGGCCCCCGCGGCACAAGGGCGGGCCGAAGCCGGGATGA
- the trpC gene encoding indole-3-glycerol phosphate synthase TrpC, giving the protein MILDEIVAHKRHEVAAAKARISAADLRARIADLEEPTRGFARALKDSRASGWTTIIAEVKKGSPSKGVIRPDFDPVAIAETYAAGGAACLSVLTDERFFLGHLRYLGLIRELVRLPLLRKDFVCDPYQIVEARCAGADAILLIAAMLELPQLRDFAACARELGLDVLLEVHDEAELESALQTDCELIGINNRDLRTFVTDLATTERLLPRIPSGHFVIAESGIHTRADIQRLQAAGAGAFLIGESLMREADIEAKLRELIGNL; this is encoded by the coding sequence ATGATCCTCGACGAAATCGTTGCCCATAAACGCCACGAAGTGGCCGCCGCCAAGGCGCGCATCTCCGCAGCCGACCTGCGCGCGCGCATCGCCGACCTGGAAGAACCGACCCGCGGCTTCGCCCGGGCGCTGAAGGACAGCCGCGCTTCGGGTTGGACGACCATCATCGCCGAGGTGAAGAAGGGTTCTCCCTCGAAGGGGGTCATCCGCCCCGACTTCGACCCGGTGGCCATCGCCGAGACCTATGCGGCGGGGGGTGCCGCCTGCCTCTCGGTGCTCACCGACGAGCGTTTTTTTCTCGGTCATCTGCGCTACCTGGGGCTGATCCGCGAACTGGTGCGACTGCCGCTGCTGCGCAAGGACTTCGTCTGCGACCCCTACCAGATCGTCGAGGCACGCTGTGCCGGCGCCGACGCCATCCTGCTGATTGCCGCCATGCTCGAGCTGCCGCAGTTGCGTGACTTTGCCGCCTGTGCCAGGGAACTGGGGCTCGACGTGCTGCTCGAGGTGCACGACGAGGCGGAGTTGGAGAGTGCGCTGCAGACCGACTGCGAGCTGATCGGCATCAACAACCGCGATCTGCGCACCTTCGTCACCGACCTGGCGACGACCGAGAGGCTGCTGCCGCGGATTCCGTCGGGGCATTTCGTCATCGCCGAGAGCGGGATTCACACTCGCGCCGACATCCAACGGCTGCAGGCGGCCGGGGCGGGGGCCTTTCTCATCGGCGAGAGTCTGATGCGCGAGGCCGACATTGAGGCGAAGCTGCGCGAATTGATCGGAAATCTGTAA
- the trpA gene encoding tryptophan synthase subunit alpha, with the protein MGRIEAAFARLRQQGETALIPFITAGDPDLGRTEELIHVLVEAGADIIELGFPFSDPMADGPVIQAASERALAAGATLPAILELVARVRRHTNVPIVLMGYYNPIFHYGPTRFARDAAAAGVDGLLLVDLPPEEADEIHGDLRAAGVRLITLLAPTTPQQRMARLAAAGEGFLYYVSMTGVTGTHAVDAGAIETAVRSLRAQSPVPVAVGFGISSAADAAAVGSFADAVVVGSALVKVIAAYGSSPELPAQAGAFIRALKQSLRRRAA; encoded by the coding sequence ATGGGACGCATCGAAGCGGCATTTGCCCGCCTGCGCCAGCAGGGGGAGACGGCCCTGATTCCATTCATCACCGCCGGCGACCCGGACCTCGGGCGGACCGAGGAACTGATTCATGTCCTCGTCGAGGCCGGCGCCGACATCATCGAACTCGGATTTCCCTTCTCCGATCCGATGGCCGACGGGCCGGTCATCCAGGCGGCGTCCGAGCGGGCGCTGGCGGCCGGGGCCACGCTGCCGGCCATTCTGGAGTTGGTCGCCAGGGTGCGCCGGCATACCAATGTCCCCATCGTTCTGATGGGGTATTACAATCCGATCTTTCACTATGGTCCGACCCGCTTCGCCCGGGACGCCGCCGCCGCCGGCGTCGACGGCTTGCTGCTGGTCGATCTGCCGCCGGAGGAAGCCGACGAAATCCACGGCGACCTGCGGGCGGCCGGTGTGCGGCTGATTACCCTGCTTGCCCCGACCACCCCTCAGCAACGGATGGCCCGGTTGGCTGCGGCGGGTGAGGGTTTTCTCTATTATGTCTCGATGACCGGCGTCACCGGGACACACGCGGTGGATGCCGGTGCCATCGAGACAGCGGTGCGCTCGCTCAGGGCGCAAAGCCCGGTGCCGGTCGCCGTCGGCTTCGGCATCTCTTCTGCCGCCGATGCCGCCGCCGTCGGCTCCTTCGCCGATGCGGTGGTGGTGGGCAGCGCTCTGGTGAAGGTGATCGCCGCCTACGGTTCCTCGCCCGAACTGCCGGCCCAGGCCGGGGCGTTCATCCGCGCCCTCAAGCAGAGCCTGCGGCGTCGGGCGGCCTGA
- the trpB gene encoding tryptophan synthase subunit beta, with protein MYNYPDARGHFGQFGGRYVAETLMPALLELEAAYRAAQADPAFQAEVNYYLKDYVGRPSPLYFARRLTEYLGGAKIYLKREDLNHTGAHKVNNTVGQVLLARRMGKKKVIAETGAGQHGVATATVAALFGLECEVFMGTEDIRRQSLNVFRMKLLGAKVHGVTSGTATLKDAMNEALRHWVTHVRDTFYVIGTVAGPHPYPELVRDFQAVIGRETREQILAAEGRLPDAAVACIGGGSNAMGMFYPFIEDAGVRLIGVEAAGLGVETGKHAASIGAGQVGVLHGNKTFLLQDAQGQIEHAHSISAGLDYPGVGPEHAHLHAIGRAEYVSITDTEALAGFQALTRMEGIIPALESAHAVAHVMKLAPTLPKEALLTVCLSGRGDKDIHTVAEAMGVEL; from the coding sequence ATGTACAACTATCCCGACGCAAGAGGCCATTTCGGCCAGTTCGGTGGCCGCTACGTAGCCGAGACGCTGATGCCGGCGCTGCTTGAGCTGGAAGCGGCCTACCGGGCGGCGCAGGCCGACCCCGCCTTTCAGGCCGAGGTCAACTACTATCTCAAGGACTACGTCGGCCGGCCGAGCCCTCTCTACTTCGCCCGGCGCCTGACCGAATACCTCGGCGGGGCGAAGATCTACCTCAAGCGCGAGGACCTGAACCATACCGGCGCGCACAAGGTCAACAACACCGTCGGCCAGGTGCTGCTGGCGCGGCGCATGGGGAAGAAGAAGGTCATCGCCGAAACCGGCGCCGGCCAGCACGGAGTGGCGACCGCCACCGTGGCGGCGCTTTTTGGCCTGGAGTGCGAGGTCTTCATGGGGACCGAGGACATCCGCCGGCAGTCGCTCAACGTCTTCCGCATGAAGCTGCTCGGGGCGAAGGTGCACGGCGTCACCAGCGGCACCGCCACCCTCAAGGACGCCATGAACGAGGCGCTGCGCCACTGGGTCACCCATGTGCGCGACACCTTTTACGTCATCGGCACGGTGGCCGGCCCGCACCCCTACCCGGAGCTGGTGCGCGACTTCCAGGCGGTGATCGGCCGCGAAACCCGCGAGCAGATCCTGGCCGCCGAGGGACGCCTGCCCGACGCGGCGGTCGCCTGCATCGGCGGCGGCTCCAACGCCATGGGGATGTTCTACCCCTTCATCGAGGACGCGGGGGTGCGGCTGATCGGGGTCGAAGCGGCCGGCCTCGGGGTCGAGACCGGCAAGCACGCCGCCTCGATCGGCGCCGGGCAGGTCGGAGTGCTGCACGGTAACAAGACCTTCCTGCTGCAGGATGCGCAGGGGCAGATCGAGCACGCCCACTCGATCTCCGCCGGCCTCGACTATCCCGGCGTCGGCCCGGAACACGCTCACCTGCATGCGATCGGCCGGGCCGAGTACGTGTCGATCACCGATACCGAGGCGCTGGCGGGCTTCCAGGCCCTGACCCGAATGGAAGGGATCATCCCGGCCCTGGAGAGCGCCCATGCCGTCGCCCATGTCATGAAACTCGCCCCGACCCTGCCGAAGGAGGCGCTCCTCACCGTCTGCCTCTCCGGCCGGGGCGACAAGGACATCCATACCGTCGCCGAGGCGATGGGGGTGGAACTTTAA
- the trpD gene encoding anthranilate phosphoribosyltransferase, with the protein MIKRAIAKVVERQDLAESEMIEVMDQIMGGEATAAQIGAFITALRMKGETVAEITGAAKVMRARATPIRVGRVLDIDREDINIDRETILDTCGTGGSGTKSFNISTTVAFVVAACGVKVAKHGNRSVSSACGSADVLERLGVNLSVTPETVERCIADLGVGFLFAPALHGAMKHAIGPRREIGIRTIFNILGPLTNPAGADRQVLGVYREELVETLARVLVQLGCRRGFVVHGRDGMDEVTLTGPTRVGEIRNGEVILSTVEPEDFGLTRCALADLQGGDAGQNAAIVRAVLAGEHGPKRDVVLLNAAFALVAAGAAADIPAGLADAAEAIDSGQARAKLEGLARLTNQ; encoded by the coding sequence ATGATAAAACGTGCGATCGCGAAAGTGGTGGAACGGCAGGACCTTGCCGAGTCCGAGATGATCGAGGTCATGGATCAGATCATGGGGGGCGAGGCGACCGCCGCCCAGATCGGCGCCTTCATAACCGCCCTGCGCATGAAGGGGGAGACGGTGGCCGAGATCACCGGCGCCGCCAAGGTGATGCGCGCCCGCGCCACGCCGATCCGCGTCGGCCGGGTGCTCGACATCGACCGCGAGGATATCAATATCGACCGCGAGACGATCCTCGATACCTGCGGCACCGGCGGCAGCGGCACCAAGAGTTTCAACATCTCCACCACCGTCGCCTTCGTCGTCGCCGCCTGCGGCGTCAAGGTGGCCAAGCACGGCAACCGCAGCGTCTCCTCGGCCTGCGGCAGCGCCGATGTGCTCGAACGCCTCGGCGTCAACCTGTCGGTCACGCCGGAGACCGTCGAGCGCTGCATTGCCGATCTCGGCGTCGGTTTTCTCTTTGCGCCGGCGCTGCACGGGGCGATGAAGCATGCCATCGGTCCGCGCCGCGAGATCGGCATCCGCACCATCTTCAACATCCTCGGGCCACTGACCAACCCGGCCGGCGCCGACCGCCAGGTGCTCGGCGTCTACCGCGAGGAATTGGTGGAAACCCTGGCCCGGGTGCTGGTGCAGCTCGGCTGCCGGCGCGGCTTCGTCGTGCATGGCCGCGACGGCATGGACGAGGTGACCCTGACCGGTCCTACCCGCGTCGGCGAGATCCGGAACGGGGAGGTGATCCTCTCGACGGTGGAGCCGGAGGACTTCGGCCTGACCCGTTGCGCCCTCGCCGATCTGCAGGGGGGGGATGCCGGGCAGAATGCCGCCATCGTTCGCGCCGTGCTCGCCGGGGAGCACGGGCCGAAGCGCGACGTCGTGTTGCTCAATGCCGCCTTCGCCCTGGTCGCGGCCGGTGCGGCGGCGGATATCCCGGCCGGCCTCGCCGATGCAGCCGAGGCAATCGACAGTGGTCAGGCACGGGCGAAGCTGGAAGGGCTGGCGCGGCTGACTAACCAATAA